A region from the Triticum aestivum cultivar Chinese Spring chromosome 3D, IWGSC CS RefSeq v2.1, whole genome shotgun sequence genome encodes:
- the LOC123077356 gene encoding uncharacterized protein, whose protein sequence is MAPSASTGQKVNLKGYKTLPHAIQLVTMMSGTSSASTLTIGDQNKKFKVSRALTWMVVICIPATFIAITAGSAYRMYNKPIWAAGFPSRLPVVLMLGAYLAVVNLALGYLTLYLPQAPFAVWKALDDVGLRLIGLAVILISGPVLLSAQAWLHIIWACLLAVLIAAILAFCVCLARTYRK, encoded by the coding sequence ATGGCACCATCAGCATCCACTGGTCAGAAAGTCAACCTGAAGGGGTACAAGACCCTACCCCATGCTATTCAGCTGGTAACGATGATGTCGGGGACGTCTTCAGCTTCAACATTGACGATTGGGGACCAGAACAAGAAGTTCAAGGTGAGCCGTGCTTTGACGTGGATGGTGGTTATCTGCATACCGGCTACTTTCATTGCCATCACAGCAGGTTCGGCCTACAGGATGTATAACAAACCCATCTGGGCCGCCGGCTTCCCATCGAGGCTGCCAGTTGTCTTGATGTTGGGAGCCTACCTGGCAGTGGTGAACCTGGCGCTGGGGTACTTGACCCTCTACTTGCCACAGGCACCCTTCGCTGTGTGGAAAGCTCTGGATGATGTTGGTCTCAGGTTGATTGGCCTTGCTGTTATCTTAATCTCTGGCCCTGTTTTGTTGTCTGCCCAGGCGTGGCTGCACATCATCTGGGCTTGCCTTCTTGCCGTCCTCATTGCTGCCATCCTTGCCTTCTGTGTCTgtcttgctcggacgtaccgcaagTAG